A genomic stretch from Leptodactylus fuscus isolate aLepFus1 chromosome 10, aLepFus1.hap2, whole genome shotgun sequence includes:
- the CACUL1 gene encoding CDK2-associated and cullin domain-containing protein 1 — translation MEEDPNHNHWQLRPDCPPAPELCRRVRDGGARSSGGGGGLPGISSSASKFLMNVITVEDYKNTYWPKLESAIDQLLSQSPGDYIPISYEQIYSCVYKCVCQQHSEQMYSDLMCKITCHLEKVSQELQATSPEHYIEKFNLALSQYMGALHSIVPLFIYMNKFYIETKLNRDLKDDLIQLFTDHVADKHIYSLMPLLLEAQSTPFQITPSTMASIVKGLYTLRPEWVQLAPALFSKFIPNILPPAMESELPDYAAQDQKLQRDLMQNGFNRGDQSRKRAGEELSYNGSCSSSQSYR, via the exons ATGGAGGAGGATCCCAACCACAATCACTGGCAGCTGCGACCCGACTGCCCCCCGGCCCCGGAGCTCTGCAGGAGAGTGAGGGACGGGGGTGCTAGGAGCAGCGGTGGCGGCGGCGGCCTCCCGGGGATCAGCTCCAGCGCCTCCAAGTTCC TGATGAATGTGATCACCGTTGAGGATTATAAGAATACCTATTGGCCGAAGCTGGAGAGCGCCATCGATCAGCTGCTGAGCCAGAGCCCGGGGGACTATATACCCATCTCCTACGAGCAGATCTACAG CTGCGTGTACAAGTGTGTATGTCAGCAACACTCGGAGCAGATGTACAGCGACCTCATGTGCAAGATCACCTGCCATCTGGAGAAGGTGTCCCAGGAGCTGCAG GCGACCTCTCCTGAGCATTATATAGAGAAGTTTAACCTCGCCCTGAGCCAGTATATGGGGGCCCTGCACAGCATTGTCCCCCTCTTCATCTACATG AACAAGTTTTATATAGAAACCAAACTGAACAGAGACCTGAAGGACGATCTGATCCAGCTCTTCACTGACCACGTTGCTGACAAGCACATTTACAGTTTGATGC CCCTGTTACTAGAGGCGCAGTCTACGCCCTTCCAGATCACTCCCTCTACCATGGCGAGCATAGTGAAGGGGCTGTACACTCTGAGACCAG AATGGGTCCAGCTTGCCCCAGCGCTCTTCTCCAAGTTCATCCCCAATATTCTGCCACCAGCCATGGAATCGGAGCTGCCGGACTACGCGGCCCAGGACCAGAAGCTGCAGCGAGACCTCATGCAGAATGGCTTCAACAG AGGTGACCAGTCTCGGAAAAGAGCAGGAGAAGAGTTGTCCTACA ATGGTTCATGCAGCAGTTCTCAGAGTTACAGATAA